In a genomic window of Acipenser ruthenus chromosome 41, fAciRut3.2 maternal haplotype, whole genome shotgun sequence:
- the LOC131709145 gene encoding zinc finger protein 345-like — translation MLGVFPSAESPAMDLPLNINGYPGSHSQQGLADCTNSAEGGAYICTECGEGFGVYARLQDHMTAHGQEQLTLQYSSYIIPPPALHREYDSAFSYARPMELTLQENGTLAIVERPPQTTTQEESWGPAPQTATQRLEESTEKAVENGRVAAVGVAMVAPPRFSCEVCGRLFNTSQGLQRHQRFHTSERGFKCTVCCQSFSQRAELRAHLPAHAHLRSYGCGRCGQRFTQTEALRAHRETHGPRSGSPDRSYPCGDCGLRFFWLSDLQSHGRSHHAAAQHPLPGKKFTELFVDPRTGQIRVRERSLRCEVCAKGFSQPSDLKRHAATHAGARPFRCGLCGRRFTQASDLKRHQRVHLGRPQDPPNWVQGLPDNADGSGMKNPPPPPPPPPPPPLQQSFPCHVCGRSFFHSSSLSRHQRYHTGDKPHRCRQCGKGFVQRSDLLKHETVHAAARRREEEEEEEEEEEGGTHQDGSGWLPCPDCGKVFVQAARLKNHRLSHAHGGPRAPSYRCPHCRKGFSLLSVLRRHQRYHAKERAFRCPECPRGFRQSSDLNRHLQTHGRRRKRRRWRGEGEGEAETPVPLQRGEGGPEETGQVLYECPECEETFVCLQSFLQHQSSHVRSEAQ, via the coding sequence ATGCTGGGGGTCTTCCCTTCTGCTGAGTCGCCAGCCATGGATCTACCTCTAAACATCAATGGTTACCCCGGCTCCCATTCGCAGCAGGGGCTGGCGGACTGTACCAACAGTGCCGAGGGGGGCGCCTACATTTGCACGGAGTGCGGGGAGGGGTTTGGGGTTTACGCGCGGCTGCAGGATCACATGACCGCGCACGGGCAGGAGCAGCTGACCCTGCAGTACAGCAGCTACATCATCCCGCCCCCGGCGCTGCACCGCGAGTACGACAGCGCCTTCTCCTACGCCCGGCCCATGGAGCTCACGCTGCAGGAGAACGGTACGCTGGCGATAGTGGAGAGGCCGCCGCAAACGACCACGCAAGAAGAGAGCTGGGGGCCGGCGCCACAGACCGCCACGCAGCGCCTGGAAGAAAGCACAGAGAAAGCGGTGGAGAACGGGAGAGTGGCGGCAGTGGGCGTGGCTATGGTTGCCCCGCCCAGGTTTTCCTGCGAGGTCTGCGGGCGGCTCTTCAATACCTCCCAGGGCCTCCAGAGGCACCAGAGATTCCACACCTCGGAGCGCGGGTTCAAGTGCACGGTGTGCTGCCAGAGCTTCTCCCAGAGGGCCGAGCTGCGGGCCCACCTGCCCGCGCACGCCCACCTGCGCTCCTACGGCTGCGGCCGCTGCGGGCAGCGCTTCACCCAGACGGAGGCGCTGCGGGCTCACCGGGAAACGCACGGACCCCGGTCCGGGTCCCCGGACCGCTCCTACCCCTGCGGGGACTGCGGGCTCCGCTTCTTCTGGCTGTCGGACCTTCAGAGCCACGGACGCAGCCACCACGCGGCCGCCCAGCACCCCCTTCCCGGGAAGAAGTTCACGGAGCTCTTCGTGGACCCCCGGACCGGGCAGATCCGGGTGCGGGAGCGGAGCCTGCGATGCGAGGTGTGCGCCAAGGGGTTCAGCCAGCCTTCCGACCTCAAGAGGCACGCGGCCACCCACGCGGGGGCCCGGCCCTTCCGCTGCGGCCTGTGCGGGCGACGCTTCACCCAGGCGTCCGACCTGAAGCGGCACCAGAGGGTGCATCTCGGGCGGCCCCAGGACCCGCCGAACTGGGTACAGGGGCTCCCCGATAACGCTGACGGGAGTGGGATGAagaatcctcctcctcctcctcctcctcctcctcctcctcctctgcagcAGTCCTTCCCTTGCCATGTGTGCGGCCGCAGCTTCTTCCACTCCAGCAGCCTCTCCCGGCACCAGCGGTACCACACGGGGGACAAGCCTCACCGCTGCCGGCAGTGCGGGAAGGGCTTCGTGCAGCGCTCCGACCTCCTGAAACACGAGACCGTCCACGCGGCAgccaggaggagggaggaggaggaggaggaggaggaggaggaggagggcgggACCCACCAGGATGGAAGCGGCTGGCTCCCGTGCCCCGACTGTGGGAAGGTCTTCGTCCAGGCGGCCCGTTTGAAGAACCACCGGCTGAGCCACGCCCACGGGGGGCCCCGAGCGCCGAGCTACCGCTGCCCCCACTGCAGGAAGGGCTTCAGCCTGCTGAGCGTCCTGCGCCGGCACCAGCGCTATCACGCCAAGGAGAGAGCTTTCCGCTGCCCCGAGTGCCCGCGCGGCTTCCGCCAGTCCTCCGACCTGAACAGGCACCTGCAGACTCacgggaggaggaggaagaggaggaggtggaggggggagggggagggggaggcggAGACCCCCGTTCCTCTGCAGCGAGGGGAGGGGGGTCCCGAGGAGACGGGACAGGTTTTGTACGAATGCCCTGAATGCGAGGAGACCTTCGTCTGCCTGCAGAGTTTCCTGCAGCACCAGAGCAGCCACGTGAGGAGTGAAGCTCAGTag